TGACGATGTCTCGCCCGAATGAATTAGTTGGTACTAGAAATGTTAGAAAAAGTGAACGAAAAGAGTAATAAGAAGTGAAAAGGACAGAGAGACTTCCCAACCAGAAAGCAAAGTTCCCACTGATGGTATACTTAGTGTAAGCGAGCTCTAAGATTACATCTTTGGAATAAAATCCAGTTAGAAAAGGAAATCCAATTAGAGATAAGCTGCCCATGAGCATCATGGCATAGGTCAAAGGGAAGGAGGAGGCAAGACCCCCCATCTTCCGCATATCTTGCTCATCCGACATGGCATGAATCACCGAACCTGCACTCAGGAATAGTAATGCTTTGAAAAAGGCGTGATTCATTAAGTGAAAGACGCTAACCGAATAGTTAGAGATGCCGCAAGCAAAGATCATATAGCCTAATTGACTGCAAGTTGAATAAGCTATGACCCTCTTTAGATCGTTCTGTAATATTCCCGTGGTTGCCGCAAGGAATGAGGTCGTAGCTCCTGCAGAAGTAATAACAATCAAAGCCGTAGGTGGGTATTCAAATAAAGGGGAGCACCTTGCTATCATGAAAACGCCAGCTGTGACCATAGTAGCTGCATGAATCGAAGCGGATACTGGAGTgggaccctccatagcatcgGGTGACCAAGTATGCGATCCTATCTGTGCGGATTTACCAACAGCACCAATAAGAAGTAAAATACAAATCAGAGTTATGGCATTCAATCTCATATTGCAAGAAATCCAAGAATTTCTGGGGGCACTAGCACGAGCAAAAATGGTGGAAAAGTCTACTGTTTGAAAGAGAGTAAAACGACCCGAAATCCCAGGAGCTAATCCAAAATCACCTACTCGATTGACAGGCATAGCTTTGATAGCTGCTTTATCTGCCTGAAGTCGTGTAAACCAGAAATGAATTAACAAATATGAAGCAAGACCTACTCCCTCCCATCCCAGGAATAATTGAAGAGAGTTATCTCCAGTCACCAACATTGgcataaaaaaagtaaaaatggaTAAATAAGACATAAATCGAGGGCTATGCGGATCCTCTTCCATATATGAAATGGAATAAAGATGGACCAAGCTACTTATGGATGTAACCACAATTAACATCACTACGGTCGGGCTATCGAACACGGAGTCAGAAGTGAATTACGAGTCGGACCCTTTTGCGAATCGAGCGAGCTCCCCTTGCATGCAATGATGTGGTGGTGAACCTCTCATTCTCATTCAGTGCTCTCCGAACCGTGCGGGAAGGTTTCCCATCACACGGCTCACCAACTTGATCTTCCGCGGGAACCCTATGTCCGAAGAGGCCTGGAAAAAGAGGTACTCTCTCCCTTTCCTTTGCCACTCAAGTCTACGGCATCCGCCGTGCTTAGGCCCCTTCTTCCCTTCCCTAATTCAAGAGTCCACCGCCTGCCTTAGTAGTCTCAACATCATCAGAGATAGGTGCAGGCCTGCCTCTTTTTTGAGTAGTCACTACCGAAGCGAAGAAAAGGCTGgatcaagaaaagaaaagggggtACTACGAGCCCTCTGCCCCACGCATCTAACCTGCTCGCGTGGTTCACCGGTTCCACCGACTAGACTAAAAGAGAAGTCGATACAGAGGTGCGCTTTCAGTGGGGGGGTGTGCTGTCCCTATTGGGCTGGGCCC
The sequence above is a segment of the Cucumis melo cultivar AY unplaced genomic scaffold, USDA_Cmelo_AY_1.0 utg002161l, whole genome shotgun sequence genome. Coding sequences within it:
- the LOC127147970 gene encoding NADH-ubiquinone oxidoreductase chain 5, whose protein sequence is MLIVVTSISSLVHLYSISYMEEDPHSPRFMSYLSIFTFFMPMLVTGDNSLQLFLGWEGVGLASYLLIHFWFTRLQADKAAIKAMPVNRVGDFGLAPGISGRFTLFQTVDFSTIFARASAPRNSWISCNMRLNAITLICILLLIGAVGKSAQIGSHTWSPDAMEGPTPVSASIHAATMVTAGVFMIARCSPLFEYPPTALIVITSAGATTSFLAATTGILQNDLKRVIAYSTCSQLGYMIFACGISNYSVSVFHLMNHAFFKALLFLSAGSVIHAMSDEQDMRKMGGLASSFPLTYAMMLMGSLSLIGFPFLTGFYSKDVILELAYTKYTISGNFAFWLGSLSVLFTSYYSFRSLFLTFLVPTNSFGRDIVRSHDAPIPMAIPSILLALGSLFVGYLAKV